A segment of the Chloroflexota bacterium genome:
CTGTTGGGCTTTAGCCGAAGCCCCTCACATCACCAACTACCGGCAGGCGCGTCAGGCGGTAGAACACCGTTTTGCTGGCATGTCGGGCGCCCATACGCTCAATAATGCGTGCTTGACTATCTTTGGGCTGGCTATTGGTAAGACGGATTTCAGCCGGGTCATTGGCGAAACCGTGGCGATGGGAATGGATAATGACTGCACGGCGGCCACGGCGGGGAGTATTGTTGGGGCGATTGTCGGGAAAGCCGGAATACCTCAACACTGGTATCAGAACTTCAACAATAGCATTCATACCTATATGATTGGAACGCCCCGGCTTGCAATCACTGATGTTATTGAACGATTTACCGAACAGACAACGCAGGTCTATTGCAGACACAAAGGAAAGCAAAATGAATAGATTTTATGCAGAAAGCGGTCAGTTCTGGCTAAATGATCAACCCCAGTTAATTCAGGCGGGAGAATTTCATTATTTCCGAACGCCTCAGGATCAATGGCGTCATCGCCTGAGCTTGTTGAAAGCCGCCGGTTTTAACACCGTAGCGTCATACATTCCTTGGCTGTGGCATCAACTGGACGAGGGCGTGTCGGACTTTGACGGCCACAGCCATCCGATGAGGAATTTAGCGGGCTTCCTTGATTTAGCTGCCGAAATGGGCTTATTCATCATTGCCCGGCCAGGCCCCTACATTATGGCCGAAACCATCAATGAAGGAATTCCGCCGTGGGTTTTTAGTAAATATCCGCAGGTAGCTTTTATCGGTCAGGATCAAAAAATTCAAAATATCGCCAGCTACCTGCACCCCGATTTTTTAGCGTGCGTGACAAAATGGTATCAGGCGATCTTTGAAGTGCTGACTCCGCGTCAGATTGCCCGTGATGGAAAGATCATCATGATCCAATTGGATAATGAGATGGGTATGCTGCAGTGGGTTAGAAACATCATGGATACGAATCCCGACACGATATTCAGGTTTGCGGCACATTTATCCAATGCCTATGGTAAACACCTCCCTGACCGATACCCGACCAGCGATTTGGCGGGCTTTTTGCGGGAAGGTATCTTGAATCCCGGCGAACCCCATGCCGGAAAAATTGTCGAAGATTACCGGCGCTTTTACCGGGATTATCTGCATGAATACGCATCCTTTTTATGGTCGGAGGCGAAATCGAACGGGTTAGACGTTTTACCGGTGATCAATATTCATGGTTTTGCGAATGGCGGGAAGACTTTCCCCATCGGGTTGTCTCAGTTGGTTGCGGTGATGGGCATGGATGGGATGGTCAGCGCTACCGATGTTTATCCGGGATTCATCGGCGAAGGCAATTTTCACCAGTTGTTGTTGGTCAATGAAATGACAAAGGCTTTGCAGAATAAACAGCAGGCGCTTTTTTCAGTAGAATTTCAGGCTGGCGGAAATAATGATTTTAGCAACGGCCAGTCTTCGCTGTGTGATTTGCACAGCCGGTTATGTATCTCCTCAGGCATGCGCGCTATAAACCATTACCTTTTTTGTGACGGCGAAAATGATCCAATTCTAAGCCCGGTAAAACGCCACGACTGGGGACATCCTGTTCGTAAAGATGGCACGTTGCGGAAGCACTATTTCCGCTATCCGAAGCTGTCAAAGGCGTTGGATTCCTATG
Coding sequences within it:
- a CDS encoding beta-galactosidase codes for the protein MNRFYAESGQFWLNDQPQLIQAGEFHYFRTPQDQWRHRLSLLKAAGFNTVASYIPWLWHQLDEGVSDFDGHSHPMRNLAGFLDLAAEMGLFIIARPGPYIMAETINEGIPPWVFSKYPQVAFIGQDQKIQNIASYLHPDFLACVTKWYQAIFEVLTPRQIARDGKIIMIQLDNEMGMLQWVRNIMDTNPDTIFRFAAHLSNAYGKHLPDRYPTSDLAGFLREGILNPGEPHAGKIVEDYRRFYRDYLHEYASFLWSEAKSNGLDVLPVINIHGFANGGKTFPIGLSQLVAVMGMDGMVSATDVYPGFIGEGNFHQLLLVNEMTKALQNKQQALFSVEFQAGGNNDFSNGQSSLCDLHSRLCISSGMRAINHYLFCDGENDPILSPVKRHDWGHPVRKDGTLRKHYFRYPKLSKALDSYGSDLILSQSKTVATIGFLLDYFMTEVNNAFTQEAASIITHQRDVILFDMIARGLSLTHRPFGAVELSSCDLDVLQTPVCWAMMEKQCNADTQRKLVGYINQGGKLILAGRMCIEDFNHAECTILKDAIGIKQINSDLPFVSDSISAFNYHDVPVSFLETYAGEFAEVFATRENGDVAGFIKMMGKGKVMMFGAAMAANTLDDLDIVHQMAMKMGCPSLFKLGNWADVRLSRGEHGSFLFINNYQDDPVETTVEYEKEIMFGGNSVHLPARRGSILPIDWRLSKDVMIHYATSELVEITDDGSMIILKTEQDEFFAEITLSGYSCDHSIIIKKSAETQRIKMHGKEGVIVLRKDGKF